A single region of the Rhizobium sp. NLR16a genome encodes:
- a CDS encoding microcin C ABC transporter permease YejB: MGAYVIRRLLLMIPTIVGIMAISFIVVQFAPGGPVEQVIAQLTGQADSADQRLSGGGDLLGGGGSDEGSKYRGAQGLDPELIAKLEKQFGFDKPPLTRFGEMMWNYIRFDFGESFFRNTSVLDLIKEKLPVSISLGIWILIFSYAISIPLGIRKAVKDGSTFDVWTSGVIVIGYAVPSFLFGILLIVLFAGGSFYDWFPLRGLVSDNFGELAWWQKPLDYFWHLTLPLISLSLAAFATTTLLTKNSFIEEIKKQYVVTARAKGLNDRQVLYGHVFRNAMLIIIAGFPGAFISAFFTGSLLIENIFSLDGLGRLGYLSVVNRDYPIVFATLYIFSLLGLFVSLISDLIYTWIDPRIDFERRDV; the protein is encoded by the coding sequence ATGGGTGCCTATGTCATTCGCCGCCTGCTTTTGATGATTCCGACCATTGTCGGCATCATGGCAATTTCCTTCATCGTTGTTCAATTTGCACCCGGCGGCCCGGTCGAGCAGGTGATTGCCCAGCTGACCGGCCAGGCCGACAGCGCCGATCAGCGCCTGTCCGGCGGCGGCGATCTCCTCGGTGGCGGCGGCAGCGACGAAGGTTCGAAATATCGCGGCGCTCAGGGGCTCGATCCGGAGCTGATCGCCAAGCTCGAAAAACAGTTCGGCTTTGACAAGCCGCCGCTGACGCGCTTTGGCGAGATGATGTGGAATTACATCCGCTTCGATTTCGGCGAGAGTTTCTTCCGCAACACCTCCGTGCTCGACCTCATCAAGGAGAAGCTGCCGGTGTCGATTTCGCTCGGCATCTGGATCCTGATCTTCTCCTATGCGATCTCCATCCCGCTCGGCATCCGCAAGGCGGTCAAGGACGGGTCGACCTTCGACGTCTGGACCTCGGGCGTCATCGTTATCGGTTATGCCGTTCCGAGCTTTCTCTTCGGCATCCTGCTGATCGTGCTTTTCGCCGGCGGCTCCTTCTACGACTGGTTCCCGCTGCGCGGCCTCGTTTCCGACAATTTCGGTGAGCTCGCCTGGTGGCAGAAGCCGCTCGACTATTTCTGGCACCTCACTTTGCCGCTGATCTCGCTTTCGCTAGCCGCCTTCGCCACCACGACGCTCTTGACCAAGAATTCCTTCATCGAGGAGATCAAGAAGCAATATGTCGTCACCGCCCGCGCCAAGGGTCTGAATGACCGGCAGGTGCTCTACGGCCATGTGTTCCGCAACGCCATGCTGATCATCATCGCCGGTTTTCCCGGCGCCTTCATATCCGCCTTCTTCACCGGCTCGCTGCTGATCGAGAACATCTTTTCGCTCGATGGCCTCGGCCGCCTCGGCTATCTCTCGGTGGTCAACCGGGATTATCCGATCGTCTTCGCGACACTCTATATCTTCTCGCTGCTC
- a CDS encoding extracellular solute-binding protein produces MTASWSKIGVILALAGVLMPLTAMGEEQPFQIGSSVISEMKYKPGFAHFDYVNPDAPKGGDLRLSASGAFDTFNPLLAKGQTAVGLTLVYDTLMKPADDELLVSYGLLAEGLSFPSDVSSATFRLRKEAKWADGQPVTPEDVIFSLDKTKELNPVAGNYYHHVVKAEKTGDRDVTFTFDEKNNRELPNILGQLMIVPKHWWEAPGADGKPRDITKTTLEPVMGSGPYKIASFSPGATIRYELRDDYWGKNLNVNVGQNNFRNVIYTYFGDRDVEFEAFRAGNSDYWQETTAARWATGYDFPAVKEGRVKKEEVANPLRSTGILQALVPNMRRDHFKDIRVREALNYGLDFEELNRTVAFNSYKRIDSYFWNTELASSGLPQGRELEILQGLKDKVPPEVFTTPYTNPVGGDPQKSRDNLRKAIALLKEAGWELKGSRMVNTKTGQPMSFEILLSSPMLERWAVPYASNLKKIGIDARVRTVDASQAVNRERSFDFDMIWNVWAETMNPGNEQADYWGSGSVNQQGSRNYAGIANPAVDELIRMIIFAPNRDEQVAAIKAMDRVLLANHYVIPLFYRDTVNIAYWNTVTHPAEFPAYSLGFPDAWWSTSAK; encoded by the coding sequence ATGACGGCATCGTGGTCGAAAATCGGTGTTATTCTGGCACTTGCTGGTGTTTTGATGCCATTGACGGCAATGGGTGAAGAGCAGCCGTTTCAGATCGGAAGCTCGGTCATCAGCGAAATGAAATACAAGCCGGGCTTTGCGCATTTCGATTACGTCAATCCCGATGCTCCCAAGGGCGGGGATCTGCGCCTTTCCGCAAGTGGCGCCTTCGACACCTTCAACCCGCTGCTTGCCAAGGGACAGACGGCGGTCGGCCTGACGCTCGTGTACGACACCTTGATGAAGCCCGCCGATGACGAGCTCCTTGTCTCCTACGGCCTGCTTGCCGAAGGACTTTCCTTTCCTTCTGACGTTTCCAGCGCGACCTTCCGCCTGCGCAAAGAGGCGAAATGGGCGGACGGTCAGCCGGTAACTCCGGAAGACGTCATTTTCAGCCTGGACAAGACTAAGGAATTGAACCCCGTCGCCGGGAACTACTACCATCACGTCGTCAAAGCGGAAAAGACCGGCGATCGGGATGTGACCTTCACCTTTGATGAGAAGAACAACCGCGAATTGCCCAACATTCTCGGCCAGTTAATGATTGTGCCGAAACATTGGTGGGAAGCACCCGGAGCGGATGGCAAGCCGCGTGACATTACCAAAACGACGCTGGAGCCCGTAATGGGGTCCGGGCCTTACAAGATTGCTTCTTTCTCGCCCGGCGCAACCATCCGTTATGAACTGCGTGACGATTACTGGGGCAAGAATCTCAATGTGAATGTCGGCCAGAACAATTTCCGCAATGTCATCTACACCTATTTCGGTGACCGCGATGTTGAGTTCGAAGCCTTTCGCGCCGGCAATAGCGACTATTGGCAGGAGACAACGGCTGCCCGCTGGGCGACGGGATACGATTTTCCTGCAGTGAAGGAAGGACGCGTCAAGAAGGAAGAGGTTGCAAATCCTCTGCGCTCCACCGGCATTCTGCAGGCTCTTGTGCCGAATATGCGGCGTGACCACTTCAAGGATATAAGGGTCCGCGAGGCGCTGAACTACGGCCTCGATTTCGAGGAGTTGAACCGCACCGTTGCCTTTAACAGTTACAAGCGCATCGACAGCTATTTCTGGAATACCGAGCTCGCCTCCTCCGGTCTGCCGCAGGGGCGGGAGCTGGAAATTCTGCAAGGCCTGAAGGACAAGGTTCCGCCCGAGGTCTTCACGACGCCGTACACCAATCCTGTTGGCGGCGATCCGCAGAAGAGCCGCGACAACCTCCGAAAGGCGATTGCTCTTCTGAAAGAAGCCGGTTGGGAGCTGAAGGGCAGTCGCATGGTCAATACCAAGACCGGCCAGCCAATGAGTTTCGAGATATTATTGTCGAGCCCCATGTTGGAGCGCTGGGCAGTGCCTTATGCCAGCAATCTCAAGAAAATCGGCATAGATGCGCGAGTTCGGACAGTCGACGCTTCGCAAGCTGTCAACCGCGAACGCAGCTTTGACTTCGACATGATCTGGAATGTCTGGGCGGAGACAATGAATCCGGGCAACGAGCAAGCCGACTACTGGGGATCCGGCTCGGTCAACCAGCAGGGTTCTCGCAACTACGCCGGCATTGCCAACCCAGCCGTCGATGAGCTCATCCGCATGATTATCTTCGCGCCGAACCGCGATGAACAGGTCGCTGCGATCAAGGCAATGGACCGGGTCTTGCTGGCAAATCACTATGTTATCCCGCTGTTCTACCGCGATACCGTTAATATCGCCTATTGGAACACAGTCACGCATCCTGCCGAATTTCCGGCCTACAGCCTTGGTTTCCCCGATGCCTGGTGGTCGACCTCGGCAAAATGA
- the mepA gene encoding penicillin-insensitive murein endopeptidase, with the protein MAFGSAQAFRTFGKLTLAGAIGASLAAGDVGAEQKTPSPGSAKALFAGASLPTQGPAQPIGFYAKGCMTGAVALPTDGPTWQAMRLSRNRRWGNPAMIALLERFSQDAVKYAGWPGILVGDVAQPRGGPMLNGHSSHQIGLDADIWFTPMPARRMTAEEREDLPFTSMLQKDKFLTVDPKVWTESRARLLVLAASYPEVERIFVNPAIKKKMCDTWTGDRTNLGKLRPIYGHDSHFHIRIKCPPGAAGCTPQAPVASGDGCDKSLAYWFTPAPWAPPKPPKPGAKPPKPPREMMITDLPKACSAVLDAASVASMQAATYGGPSAVSAFAAAPAAAPADDDEGLPDVGPVPNDKPAIQ; encoded by the coding sequence ATGGCTTTCGGCTCCGCCCAGGCTTTCAGGACTTTTGGCAAATTGACGCTTGCCGGCGCAATCGGGGCAAGCCTTGCCGCCGGCGACGTCGGCGCAGAGCAGAAAACGCCAAGCCCGGGCAGCGCCAAGGCGCTATTCGCAGGCGCCAGCCTGCCGACGCAGGGGCCGGCGCAGCCGATCGGCTTCTATGCAAAGGGCTGCATGACCGGCGCGGTGGCGCTGCCGACCGACGGGCCGACTTGGCAGGCAATGCGGCTTTCACGCAACCGCCGCTGGGGCAACCCGGCGATGATTGCGCTTCTGGAACGGTTTTCGCAGGATGCGGTCAAATATGCCGGCTGGCCGGGCATCCTGGTCGGCGATGTCGCGCAGCCGCGCGGCGGGCCGATGCTCAACGGCCATTCCTCACATCAGATCGGCCTTGATGCCGATATCTGGTTCACCCCGATGCCGGCGCGCCGCATGACGGCTGAGGAGCGCGAGGACCTGCCCTTCACCAGCATGCTGCAGAAGGACAAGTTCCTCACCGTCGACCCGAAGGTGTGGACGGAATCGCGGGCGCGGCTTTTGGTGCTGGCGGCGAGCTATCCCGAAGTGGAGCGCATCTTCGTCAATCCGGCGATCAAGAAGAAGATGTGCGACACCTGGACCGGCGACCGCACCAACCTTGGTAAGCTGCGGCCGATATACGGCCATGACTCGCATTTCCACATCCGCATCAAATGCCCGCCCGGTGCTGCCGGATGCACGCCGCAAGCTCCCGTCGCCTCAGGAGACGGCTGCGACAAGTCGCTCGCTTATTGGTTCACCCCGGCGCCTTGGGCACCGCCCAAACCGCCCAAACCCGGCGCCAAGCCCCCGAAGCCGCCGCGTGAGATGATGATCACCGACCTGCCGAAGGCCTGCTCTGCCGTGCTCGATGCCGCTTCTGTCGCTTCGATGCAGGCCGCCACCTATGGCGGGCCTTCCGCCGTAAGCGCGTTCGCCGCCGCTCCGGCAGCCGCGCCGGCTGATGATGACGAGGGGTTGCCGGATGTCGGCCCGGTTCCGAACGACAAGCCGGCGATCCAATGA
- a CDS encoding methylglyoxal synthase: MAGSKCLALIAHDQKKDDMAAFARANQDLLSRWKIVATGTTGGRVLDAAPGLDVTRLKSGPLGGDQQIGALISTGEVDALIFFVDPLTPMPHDVDVKALMRLAIVYDIPMALNHATAIKLLPTLEA, from the coding sequence ATGGCCGGCAGCAAGTGCCTTGCGCTGATCGCGCATGACCAGAAGAAGGACGACATGGCGGCTTTCGCCCGCGCCAATCAGGACCTTCTCTCGCGCTGGAAGATCGTCGCGACAGGTACCACCGGCGGTCGCGTGCTCGACGCCGCTCCCGGTCTCGACGTCACCAGACTGAAAAGCGGGCCGCTCGGCGGCGACCAGCAGATCGGCGCGCTGATCTCGACCGGCGAAGTCGACGCGCTGATTTTCTTCGTCGACCCGCTGACACCGATGCCGCATGATGTCGACGTGAAGGCGCTGATGCGGCTGGCGATTGTCTACGACATTCCGATGGCGCTCAACCACGCGACCGCTATAAAGCTCCTTCCCACACTCGAAGCCTGA
- a CDS encoding glucokinase: protein MPKSNHSTAPLPFPILIGDIGGTNARFSILTDAYAEPKQFPNVRTADFATIDEAIQKGVRDKTAVQPRSAILAVAGPINDDEIPLTNCDWVVRPKTMIEGLGIEDVLVVNDFEAQALAIAALSDENRERIGSATGDMVASRVVLGPGTGLGVGGLVHAQHTWIPVPGEGGHVDLGPRSKRDYEIFPHIETIEGRISAEQILCGRGLVNLYNAICVVDGSQPTMKDPAEITSHALAGSDKTAVETVSLFATYLGRVAGDMAMVFMARGGVYLSGGISQKILPALKKPEFRQAFEDKAPHSALLRTIPTYVVTHPLAALAGLSSYARMPANFGVSTEGRRWRR, encoded by the coding sequence ATGCCCAAATCCAATCACAGCACCGCTCCGCTTCCCTTCCCGATCCTGATCGGCGATATTGGCGGCACCAATGCCCGCTTCTCCATCCTGACCGACGCCTATGCCGAACCGAAGCAGTTTCCGAACGTGCGCACGGCGGATTTCGCCACGATTGACGAAGCGATCCAAAAGGGCGTGCGCGACAAGACAGCGGTGCAGCCGCGCTCGGCGATCCTCGCCGTCGCCGGCCCGATCAACGACGACGAGATCCCCCTGACCAATTGCGACTGGGTGGTGCGGCCAAAGACGATGATCGAGGGCCTCGGCATCGAGGACGTGCTCGTCGTCAACGATTTCGAGGCGCAGGCGCTGGCGATTGCCGCCCTGTCTGATGAAAACCGCGAACGTATCGGCAGCGCCACCGGCGACATGGTCGCCTCGCGCGTCGTGCTCGGACCCGGCACCGGCCTCGGCGTCGGCGGACTCGTGCATGCCCAGCATACTTGGATTCCGGTTCCCGGCGAAGGCGGCCATGTCGATCTCGGGCCGCGCAGCAAGCGCGACTATGAAATCTTTCCGCATATCGAGACGATCGAAGGTCGTATTTCGGCCGAACAGATCCTCTGCGGACGCGGCCTCGTCAATCTCTACAACGCCATCTGCGTGGTCGACGGGAGCCAGCCGACGATGAAGGATCCGGCCGAGATCACCTCGCATGCGCTTGCCGGCAGCGATAAGACCGCCGTCGAGACCGTTTCGCTGTTTGCCACCTATCTCGGCCGCGTGGCCGGCGACATGGCGATGGTGTTCATGGCGCGTGGCGGCGTCTACCTCTCCGGCGGCATCTCGCAGAAGATCCTCCCGGCGCTGAAGAAACCGGAATTCCGGCAGGCTTTCGAGGACAAGGCGCCACATAGTGCGCTGCTTCGCACCATCCCGACCTATGTGGTGACGCATCCGCTGGCGGCGCTCGCCGGGCTTTCGTCCTATGCGCGGATGCCGGCCAATTTCGGCGTATCGACGGAAGGCCGCCGCTGGCGGCGCTGA